A genomic window from Silene latifolia isolate original U9 population chromosome 11, ASM4854445v1, whole genome shotgun sequence includes:
- the LOC141612018 gene encoding gamma-glutamylcyclotransferase 2-1-like, protein MVFWVFGYGSLVWNPGFQYDEKVIGYVKDYRRVFDLACIDHRGTPEHPARTCTLEYTEGSICWGAAYCVSGGPEVEAAAMQYLERRECEYDHKITVDFYKEGEELEPLITGVIVFMSTPDIVSNKYYLGPAPIDEMACQIATAFGPCGNNRDYLFLLEKAIRDINHEDDYVIELANEVRKVLEVAKEIAEEKMLVTGPHIMVSFKDHIPSLQLRPLQEAVATDS, encoded by the exons ATGGTGTTTTGGGTTTTCGGCTATGGTTCTTTGGTGTGGAACCCTGGGTTTCAATATGATGAGAAAGTAATCGGATATGTCAAGGACTATCGAAGGGTCTTTGATCTTG CTTGCATTGACCACAGGGGTACACCTGAACACCCGGCCAGAACTTGTACTTTGGAATATACTGAAGGATCTATATGT TGGGGTGCGGCATATTGTGTAAGCGGAGGTCCTGAAGTAGAAGCAGCAGCCATGCAGTATTTGGAGCGTCGGGAGTGTGAGTATGACCACAAGATAACTGTTGATTTCTACAAG GAAGGGGAAGAACTCGAGCCCTTAATCACAGGTGTCATAGT TTTCATGTCTACACCCGATATAGTATCGAACAAATATTATCTGGGTCCTGCCCCAATAGATGAAATGGCCTGTCAAATTGCAACTGCTTTCGGGCCTTGTGGGAACAACAGAGACTATCTTTTCTTACTTGAGAAAGCTATACGTGATATAA ATCATGAAGATGATTATGTGATCGAGCTAGCCAATGAGGTGAGGAAAGTACTTGAGGTGGCTAAGGAGATAGCCGAGGAGAAGATGCTTGTTACCGGACCGCATATCATGGTTAGCTTCAAGGACCATATTCCGTCCCTTCAACTTCGGCCTCTACAAGAAGCTGTTGCAACAGACTCTTGA